The sequence below is a genomic window from Massilia oculi.
CCTAGAATGGTTTCATCAACTTACCGGAGACCACCATGAAACGCGCCGCCATCGCCGCCCTTCTCGCCCTTGCCTCCCTGTCGGCCCAAGCCGCCGACCAAGTGCGCAACGTCACGCCGTTCAAGACCATCGACGCGCGCGGCCCGGTCAGCCTGGTGGTCGAGGTGGGCAAGGCCCATTCGGTGCGGGTCGAAGGCAACCAGAAATTCATCGACCGCGTCACGACCGAAGTCGTGAACGGCGAGCTGCGCCTGGGCTTCGAAGACAAGAACAGGAACAACGTCAATATCAAGGATGGCGAGCGGGTCGTCGTCACCATGCCCGAACTCGCCAGCTTCCGCGGCGAAGGCGCCGGCCTGATGGTGCTGAATAACGTTCGCGGCGATAACTTCGACGTCAACTACCGCGGCGCCGGCAGCCTGCAGATGAATGGCCGCGTAGGCCACCTGCGCCTGAACGCCGAGGGCGTGGGCGAAGTCGTGGCCAAGGACCTGGTGGCCCAGGATGCCGACGTCACCTTCCGCGGCATCGGCGAAGTGTCGGTGCACGCCAGGAACCGGCTCAACGCCAGCGTGCAGGGCCTGGGCAACCTGACCTATTACGGCCAGCCGCGTTCGGTCAGCCGCTCGGTGTCGGGCATCGGCAACGTCACCGCCGCCAAATAACGCCGCACACTCCCTCCGCAGGGTTGGCAGCTCCGCTGCCGACGCGGTTACCGGTTGACCAGGTCGAGCAATACCTGCGCATGGCAAGGTCCGTCGAGCCGGCACCAGCAAGCCAGGTGGTGCCCGCGCAGGATGCTCTGCGCTTCTTGCGCCAGCTGGCGGCCGTCGGGATCGTCGCTCAGCCAGCGGCGATAGGCGGCAACCGCCTCTTCCACTGTCGGCATCGCCACGTAGCGCCCGACCGGCGTGCCCGGCGCCACCTCGGGCAACACCGAGAAGGGATTGCCCCAGCGGCCCGGACGCGCCACCGAAATCGTGTTCGGCGGCATACGCCAGCCCTTCTTGCGACTCAATTGCACACGGTGTGGCGTCATCGGCTTTCCTCATGATGGATACGCGCCGGCTCTTCCGGCGCAAGCCATCATACCGGGGCCAGGCGCTCCTGCATCGACTGCGCGCCAGCGCTGCCGCAAGTGGACGCGAGGAACTCCATCAAGCGCTGCAGTGTCTCCAGGCGCGCCGCATAGATGATGTAGCGGCCCTGCTGGCGCGGTGACACCAGGCCGGCATGGGTGAGTTCCTTCAAGTGGAAAGACAGCGACGAGGCCGGCATTTCGAGGGCGGCGGCGATGTTGCTGGCGGACTGGCCCTGGGGACCGGCCTGCACCAGCAGGCGGAAGGCGGCGAAGCGCGACTCCTGGGCGAGCGCGGAAAGCGCCGCGATGGCGAGATTGGTTTGCATGCGAACAGTATTCTTTCGATTCAAGGGCCCGCGCGTCGATGCTGGAGCCACGGTTCGAATACTGTCGAAAGACTTTGACAGGGTGATGACAAAACGCGCGCCGGGACCAGCGCCCCGGCGCGCATCACCGTCAGGCGCGCTTGCGCAGCGCTTCCTGCGTCGGCCCGGATACGGGCAGCACGGACGGATTCCTCTGCTTGGCAGCGGTGGCGACCGCCGCATCGTCCATCAGCTCATACCACATCGCGTTCAGCACGCCGAACGCCGCTGCCAGCGGCAGTCCCAACAACCAGGCGAAATACCACATGATGGTGTCCTTTCTTTCTTCGATTAGTAGGCGTGGCCCTGGCCATCGCGGATGTCGGTCGGATTCACCTTGCCCCACAAGACCTTGTAGACCCAGCTGGTGTACATGATGATCAGCGGCAGGAAGATGCAGGCGCAGAACAGCATGATGAACAGGGTCAGGTGGCTCGAGGAGGAATCCCACACCGTCAGGCTGGCCTGCGGCTGGATCGACGAGGGCAGGATGAAGGGGAACATCGAGGCGCCCACGCTCAGCACGATGCCGGCGACCGACAGGCTCGAGGCCAGCATCGCCACGCCTTCCTTGCGCTTGACCAGCGCCATCCAGGCCAGCAGCGCGCCGACGATGCCGGCGGCGGGCGCCAGCTGGGTCCAGGAATGGGCCGCATAGTTGGCGAACCAGGCGCCGGCGACATTCGCCTGCACGGTCTTGAACAGCGGATTCGATGGACCGGTCGTCACCAGCTCGCTGCTGATGCGGTAGCCGTCGACCACGTTCCACAGCAGCACGCCGGCCACGGCGTACAGCGCCACCGTGGCGAGCGCCGCGCGGATGCCCCAGGCGCGCGCACGGCTGGCCACCAGGCCGTCGGTCTTGAGCACCAGCCAGGCCGCGCCATGCATCACCAGCATCGCCACCGACACCAGGCCGCACAGCAGCGCGAACGGATTCAGGAGCCCGAAGAAGCCGCCTTCATAAAAAATCTGCATGTCGGGCTGGATGCGGAACGGCACGCCCTGCAGCACATTGCCCATGGCGACGCCGAAGATCAGCGCCGGCACGAAGCCGCCGACGAACAGGGCCCAGTCCCAGGCCGCGCGCCATTGGCTGCTGTCACGCTTGCTGCGGTATTTGAAGCCGACCGGGCGCAGGATCAGCGCCAGCAGCACGGCCGCCATGGCGAGATAAAAGCCCGAGAACGAGACCGCGTACAGCTGCGGCCAGGCGGCGAAGATGGCGCCGCCGCCCAGCACCAGCCAGACCTGGTTGCCTTCCCACACGGGGCCGACGGTGTTGATGACGACGCGCCGTTCGAGGTCGGTCCTGGCCACGAAAGGCAGCAGGGTGCCGGTGCCGAGGTCGAAGCCGTCGGTGACGGCAAAGGCGACCAGCAGGACGCCCAGCAGCGCCCACCAGATGACACGCAGGGTGTCGTAGTCGAGAAGCATATGAAGAATCATGTCGTTATTCCGTAGTGAGAGTCTGCGCAGTAATCATTGGCGCAGTGCGCATTGCCGGCGTGGCGCCGACCAGGGGGCTGTGGGCGCCGGGCGAATGCTCGACCTCCTCTTCGGGACCCTTGCGGATCGCCCCCAGCATCAGCTTCATCTCGACCACGATCAGGATCGAGTACAGCACCACGAAGCCGACCAGGGTGGCCAGTACGGTCTGGATGCCGATGTTCGACACCGCGACCGCGGTC
It includes:
- a CDS encoding head GIN domain-containing protein; translation: MKRAAIAALLALASLSAQAADQVRNVTPFKTIDARGPVSLVVEVGKAHSVRVEGNQKFIDRVTTEVVNGELRLGFEDKNRNNVNIKDGERVVVTMPELASFRGEGAGLMVLNNVRGDNFDVNYRGAGSLQMNGRVGHLRLNAEGVGEVVAKDLVAQDADVTFRGIGEVSVHARNRLNASVQGLGNLTYYGQPRSVSRSVSGIGNVTAAK
- a CDS encoding DUF4326 domain-containing protein, whose protein sequence is MTPHRVQLSRKKGWRMPPNTISVARPGRWGNPFSVLPEVAPGTPVGRYVAMPTVEEAVAAYRRWLSDDPDGRQLAQEAQSILRGHHLACWCRLDGPCHAQVLLDLVNR
- a CDS encoding ArsR/SmtB family transcription factor yields the protein MQTNLAIAALSALAQESRFAAFRLLVQAGPQGQSASNIAAALEMPASSLSFHLKELTHAGLVSPRQQGRYIIYAARLETLQRLMEFLASTCGSAGAQSMQERLAPV
- the cydX gene encoding cytochrome bd-I oxidase subunit CydX, whose protein sequence is MWYFAWLLGLPLAAAFGVLNAMWYELMDDAAVATAAKQRNPSVLPVSGPTQEALRKRA
- the cydB gene encoding cytochrome d ubiquinol oxidase subunit II, with the protein product MILHMLLDYDTLRVIWWALLGVLLVAFAVTDGFDLGTGTLLPFVARTDLERRVVINTVGPVWEGNQVWLVLGGGAIFAAWPQLYAVSFSGFYLAMAAVLLALILRPVGFKYRSKRDSSQWRAAWDWALFVGGFVPALIFGVAMGNVLQGVPFRIQPDMQIFYEGGFFGLLNPFALLCGLVSVAMLVMHGAAWLVLKTDGLVASRARAWGIRAALATVALYAVAGVLLWNVVDGYRISSELVTTGPSNPLFKTVQANVAGAWFANYAAHSWTQLAPAAGIVGALLAWMALVKRKEGVAMLASSLSVAGIVLSVGASMFPFILPSSIQPQASLTVWDSSSSHLTLFIMLFCACIFLPLIIMYTSWVYKVLWGKVNPTDIRDGQGHAY